A genomic stretch from Theobroma cacao cultivar B97-61/B2 chromosome 4, Criollo_cocoa_genome_V2, whole genome shotgun sequence includes:
- the LOC18602534 gene encoding 2-isopropylmalate synthase 2, chloroplastic isoform X2 → MASSILTSSKFSPFSSPSLKSSLFLSPASLHFPSSKLPSFPSFPSKSCSKTFLISSSLTPNPPSPSRRPPYIPNHIPDPNYVRVFDTTLRDGEQSPGATMTSKEKLDIARQLAKLGVDIIEAGFPAASKDDFEAVKTIAKEVGNAVDEDGYVPVICGLSRCNEKDIKAAWEAVKYAKRPRIHTFIATSGIHMEYKLRKSKAEVVDIARSMVRFARSLGCNDVEFSPEDAGRSDREFLYEILGEVIKAGATTLNIPDTVGINLPSEFGQLIADIKANTPGIENVIISTHCQNDLGLSTANTLAGACAGARQVEVTINGIGERAGNASLEEVVMALKCRGEHVLGGLYTGINTRHIVMASKMVEEYTGLHVQPHKAIVGANAFAHESGIHQDGMLKHKGTYEIISPEDIGLERSNEAGIVLGKLSGRHALSDRLKELGYELDQEQLGNIFWRFKAVAEQKKRVTDADLIALVSDEVFQPDVVWKLHDLQVAFLKRSRMQKNYDLGYMKWIAFLGGSSDPGYLWNSWSFHCNG, encoded by the exons ATGGCTTCTTCTATCTTAACTTCCTCCAAATTCTCTCCTTTCTCTTCCCCCTCCCTCAAATCCTCCCTTTTCCTTTCCCCTGCTTCCCTTCACTTCCCTTCTTCCAAGCTACCCTCTTTCCCTTCATTTCCTTCCAAATCATGCTCTAAAACCTTCCTCATTTCTTCCTCTCTCACCCCTAACCCTCCCTCCCCCTCCCGCCGCCCCCCTTATATCCCCAACCATATTCCCGACCCCAACTACGTCCGCGTCTTCGACACCACCCTCCGCGACGGCGAACAATCCCCCGGTGCCACCATGACTTCCAAGGAAAAACTCGACATTGCCCGTCAACTGGCAAAGCTCGGCGTAGATATAATCGAAGCTGGGTTTCCGGCTGCATCGAAAGACGATTTTGAAGCGGTCAAGACTATTGCTAAAGAGGTTGGAAATGCAGTGGATGAGGATGGATACGTGCCTGTTATTTGTGGGCTTTCTAGGTGTAATGAGAAGGATATTAAGGCGGCTTGGGAGGCGGTTAAGTACGCGAAAAGGCCTAGGATTCATACTTTTATAGCGACCAGTGGGATTCATATGGAGTACAAGTTGAGGAAGAGTAAAGCAGAGGTCGTGGATATTGCTAGGAGTATGGTTCGGTTTGCTCGGAGTTTGGGTTGCAATGATGTTGAGTTTAGCCCTGAAGACGCTGGCAG ATCTGACAGGGAGTTCCTGTATGAGATATTGGGTGAAGTGATCAAGGCTGGAGCGACAACTCTCAACATACCTGATACTGTTGGCATAAATTTGCCCAGCGAGTTTGGGCAATTAATTGCTGATATAAAAGCCAATACCCCTGGAATTGAgaatgttattatttcaaCACACTGCCAAAATGATCTTGGGCTTTCTACTGCCAACACTTTAGCG GGAGCTTGCGCAGGTGCAAGGCAAGTGGAGGTAACCATCAACGGCATCGGAGAAAGAGCTGGAAATGCTTCATTGGAGGAG GTTGTGATGGCGTTAAAATGTCGTGGTGAGCATGTGTTAGGAGGTCTTTATACAGGAATAAATACCCGACACATTGTGATGGCAAGCAAGATG GTGGAAGAGTACACGGGATTACATGTGCAGCCACATAAGGCCATTGTTGGAGCCAATGCTTTTGCTCATGAAAGTGGCATCCACCAG GATGGAATGCTAAAGCACAAAGGTACATATGAAATTATATCTCCTGAGGATATCGGGCTTGAACGGTCCAATGAAGCTGGTATTGTCCTTGGAAAACTTAG TGGACGTCATGCTTTGAGTGACCGATTGAAAGAG CTTGGGTATGAGCTTGATCAGGAGCAGCTTGGGAACATATTCTGGCGCTTCAAAGCAGTAGCCGAACAAAAGAAG AGAGTCACTGATGCTGATCTAATAGCATTGGTTTCGGACGAAGTTTTTCAACCAGATGTTGTTTGGAAGCTTCATGATCTGCAG GTCGCTTTTTTAAAGCGATCCAGGATGCAAAAGAACTACGATCTGGGATATATGAAGTGGATTGCATTTCTAGGGGGTAGCAGCGATCCTG GTTACTTGTGGAACTCTTGGTCTTTCCACTGCAACGGTTAA